From a region of the Penaeus vannamei isolate JL-2024 chromosome 2, ASM4276789v1, whole genome shotgun sequence genome:
- the Aptx gene encoding aprataxin, protein MATAAPSKRPAPDATSLQPAKKTHWSQGLLASMNDPNLVVLSDDRIVIIKDKYPKARYHFLCIPKINVKNLKSLKREQSELLRYMEEHSRILAAKYPHVEFRYGYHAIPSMSQLHLHMISQDFDSPCLKTKRHWNSFNTRYFLDSADVIRCLEERGMVVTMTPLAGEKLLDQPLKCHKCIYSPQNMPKLKQHLYKHINN, encoded by the exons ATGGCGACCGCCGCACCGAGCAAAAGACCCGCTCCCGACGCCACTTCTTTACAGCCTGCTAAGAAGACCCACTGGTCGCAGGGCCTTCTGGCGTCCATGAACGACCCCAACCTCGTCGTTCTATCCGACGACCGCATCGTGATCATCAAAGACAAGTATCCCAAG gCACGCTACCATTTTTTATGCATCCCCAAGATTAATGTAAAGAACCTGAAGTCACTGAAAAGAGAACAAAGTGAGCTGCTACGTTACATGGAAGAACACTCGAGAATTCTTGCTGCAAAGTATCCTCATGTTGAATTCAG GTATGGTTACCATGCAATTCCAAGTATGTCGCAACTGCATCTGCATATGATCAGCCAGGATTTTGACTCACCATGTCTGAAAACTAAACGGCATTGGAATTCTTTCAATACTCGGTACTTCCTTGACAGTGCGG ATGTAATCCGTTGTTTGGAAGAACGTGGAATGGTGGTGACAATGACCCCCTTAGCAGGAGAGAAGTTATTAGATCAACCCCTTAAGTGCCACAAGTGTATATATTCACCACAGAATATGCCCAAATTGAAGCAGCATctttataaacacataaataactaA